The Cyclobacterium amurskyense genome contains the following window.
ATATATTGCTTTTTACCCAGTTCAACTCCCTGGCAATGGACTGATCCAATGACAAATGGATATCTTCAGGCAAAACTTCCCAGGTATAGGTTTCTACTTCAAGATGACTGGTAAGTTTTCGCTCTCCATTCAATTTTAACACACTTAATATATCCTCTTGTGTAGATTGTAAATGCCCGTAGGTAGCCAAGAACAAAGGAACGTGAAAATGAACACGCCACTCCACTTCATTGGTAGTCGCCAAATCGACAAGTGCATCAGGCAGGTCTGGATAAGCATGTAGACTATTGTCTTCCATTTTGCCAACTACCTGATGCAGATAAGTGGATTCTACAAAGGGTAACAGTGCTTTTTCTACAGGTTTTCTTTTGTCTTTTTGTGCCGGGATAGCTGCTTTTAAAGCGGCACTCAATTGGAATTTCCCAATTTTGATGCCTTCATCCTTAAAAGTATTGAGGACTTCCTCATGATTTTCATAGCCTACGGCAAAATGACAAACATCATAACATACCCTAACATGGTCTTTGATTACAGAAGCAGCAACTTGGGGTGAAACCCCAAATTTCTCGACCAAAAGAGGGATTCCTGCCGGTATCAACCAGTCATTGTAAAAATCAACCAATCCTTTAGAGTCTTCTATAACCCCATCCGGTTCTGGTTCAATGTCCAAATGAAGATCAAGGTTTTGATCCAACTTTAATTGATAAAGTTGCTCCACAACCTCCATAATATGAGCACAAGATTGGTCCATCAAGGCTTTCATAGCCTCAGTGGATTTGTGCCAATGCTTATAGCTTAAAGGTGAAGTGGAAATCCCCGCATCCAAATTGGCCGGCATTATGGCTGCCAATATTTTAAATAATCTTAATGTATAGTCCTTCCTTGCAGTTGAACTCCAATCAGGAAAATGTACCTCATCCTTAACCACTTGCCTGTGAAAACCTCCAAAGGGAAAACCATTGAAAGTAAAAACATAACAATTATTATCCTTTAGCCAGGATTTAAATTCTGCTAACCGTTCGGGTTTAATCAAGGTTTTACTGGCCTCATCAGAAACCCTTAATCCAATGGCAAAAGCTTCTGTAACAGACAACTCTCCCTTAATTTTAGGGATGTATTCTTTAAGGTTTTCAAAGGTCGCATCCCAACTTTCCCCTGGATGTATATTGGTACAGTAAGTTAAATGGAAATCGGCTATTTGCATATTAAGGGTTTGGCTATTCGTTCAGAAAATCTGGCTCAGGCCTTTAGGTATTCGACTTGTAAATCTTTAAGTTTTTCTATTGCTTTAACAATTAAAGCTTCAGTCATTTCATGAACTTCCACTCCATGACCTATTTTATCCAAAAGCATAATGGTCAACTCACCTCCCAAGTGCTCTCTAAATTCTTCAAGTCCCTGAAGCAAAACCTCTCCTGACAATTCAGGAAGGTACAAATCAAATCCAAGATCAGTAATGACTTTCAATACACGGTTCAGTTCATTTTCAGATAGCATTCCAGACAGGAAGCTATAGGTAGTATCAAGAGCTATTCCTATGGCCACAGCTTCACCATGCCTTACCCTATAATCTGTCAAATGCTCTAACTTGTGCGCTGCCCAATGACCAAAATCCAATGGTCTGGAAGAGCCACTTTCAAAAGCATCTCCAGAAGCAATATGATCCAAATGCATCTGGGCACAGCGGTAAATTAATTCAGACATTGCAGGATTGTCTCTATCAAGTAGGTCTGCTATTTGTCCTTCTATCCATACGAAGAAAGAGGCATCCTTGATCAGTGCAACTTTTAAAGCTTCAGAAATTCCCGATCTCCAATCTCTTGGTTCCAGTGTTTGTAAAAAATCACTGTCGTTGACCACTGCATAAGGAGGAGAAAATGAACCGAGGTAATTTTTTTTACCATAAGCATTGATGCCGTTTTTAACACCTATGCCCGAATCATTTTGAGAAAGTACCGTGGTAGGTATTCGGATATGTCTGATCCCTCTATGGGCGATAGTGGCTGCAAAACCAACCATATCCAAGAGTGCTCCTCCTCCTAGGCCTACAATATAGGAATGCCTGTCAATCCCATATTCGTCTGTTGCTTTAAGAACCTGCTGAAAATACTGCTGATTGTTCTTTACCTGCTCCCCTCCTGGAATTACCAATGGGTCTGCACATAATGTAAAAACTTCTTTGTACTTCTCAGAATACGTCTTAATTGCTGTAATAAGATCAGGGTGGGTATTCACCACTCCTTCATCCAGAACAAAATATACTTTAGGGATTTTTTGTCCACTTACCAAGTCTGCAAAAAGATTGTTATTCAGTGAAAACAATGCCTTTGTAAAAAACACTTCATAACTGAAAGGAACACTGAAAACTTGTTCAATTGATTTATGTGCCACTTTATTCATTTTATTTTTGATTGTTCCTGAGAACCTTTTGCTTCATAATATATAAGTAATTCAACCTCTTTTTGGTTCACTAAGTAACCGCAAAACCCTTGGCCAATTGCAAAGATAGTGGTAATAATAGTAAAATAACCAATCCTACTATCCAACCCGAAAAAGCCGCAGCTATTGTGGCATTGACAATAATTAAAGCCAACACGGCTGCTTTTACAGATTTACCTATTAGTGAAGGCTCCTTATACTTCAAAGCTTTAACCAATGGGGGAAAAATAAAATAGCTTAATAATACCAGAAATGGTAGACTTTCCCACCAAGTTTCAATATTCATGTAAGCAAGTAGAAAAATGGACAATACAATGATTGCATAAATCCCTAAACCTGCTTTTAGGGCAGTAGTATTTTCTCCATGAACCTCACCGCGACTAACCATAGTAATGGCCGACACATAGAGTAAAGGAATAAGTCCAATGTACCAATAAGTGGCTACCGCGCCTTCTATCAAACTCATTCCAAGCAGCAGATTCCCCGCCCTGCATAGTCCCATA
Protein-coding sequences here:
- a CDS encoding 3-dehydroquinate synthase encodes the protein MNKVAHKSIEQVFSVPFSYEVFFTKALFSLNNNLFADLVSGQKIPKVYFVLDEGVVNTHPDLITAIKTYSEKYKEVFTLCADPLVIPGGEQVKNNQQYFQQVLKATDEYGIDRHSYIVGLGGGALLDMVGFAATIAHRGIRHIRIPTTVLSQNDSGIGVKNGINAYGKKNYLGSFSPPYAVVNDSDFLQTLEPRDWRSGISEALKVALIKDASFFVWIEGQIADLLDRDNPAMSELIYRCAQMHLDHIASGDAFESGSSRPLDFGHWAAHKLEHLTDYRVRHGEAVAIGIALDTTYSFLSGMLSENELNRVLKVITDLGFDLYLPELSGEVLLQGLEEFREHLGGELTIMLLDKIGHGVEVHEMTEALIVKAIEKLKDLQVEYLKA
- the eboC gene encoding UbiA-like protein EboC (EboC, a homolog the polyprenyltransferase UbiA, belongs to system of proteins involved in the trafficking of precursor metabolites to an extracytoplasmic compartment so that the biosynthesis of certain natural products, such as scytonemin, can be completed.), which gives rise to MSSLIAHIKLTRPANIVTAIADILAGAAISGAVYTLIQGVDATILNSIAWLVLSTIGLYGGGVAFNDVFDAELDRVERPERPIPSGQASVKSAGIMATVLLFIGVLAAWQVSGFSALIALVVAILAVLYDAWGKHQNIFGPINMGLCRAGNLLLGMSLIEGAVATYWYIGLIPLLYVSAITMVSRGEVHGENTTALKAGLGIYAIIVLSIFLLAYMNIETWWESLPFLVLLSYFIFPPLVKALKYKEPSLIGKSVKAAVLALIIVNATIAAAFSGWIVGLVILLLLPLSLQLAKGFAVT
- the eboE gene encoding metabolite traffic protein EboE, coding for MQIADFHLTYCTNIHPGESWDATFENLKEYIPKIKGELSVTEAFAIGLRVSDEASKTLIKPERLAEFKSWLKDNNCYVFTFNGFPFGGFHRQVVKDEVHFPDWSSTARKDYTLRLFKILAAIMPANLDAGISTSPLSYKHWHKSTEAMKALMDQSCAHIMEVVEQLYQLKLDQNLDLHLDIEPEPDGVIEDSKGLVDFYNDWLIPAGIPLLVEKFGVSPQVAASVIKDHVRVCYDVCHFAVGYENHEEVLNTFKDEGIKIGKFQLSAALKAAIPAQKDKRKPVEKALLPFVESTYLHQVVGKMEDNSLHAYPDLPDALVDLATTNEVEWRVHFHVPLFLATYGHLQSTQEDILSVLKLNGERKLTSHLEVETYTWEVLPEDIHLSLDQSIARELNWVKSNI